A part of Patescibacteria group bacterium genomic DNA contains:
- a CDS encoding fibronectin type III domain-containing protein has protein sequence TGEKTISTTSSTVIDTTTQTGNTLVTHLYCGDSEDACNPQGDTLEYQDVWVEISYIINPPTVTTSAATGVTSSQATLNGNITDTGGVTVDERGFEWDIDSGEPYANSWTEIGSFGTGAFNHTITGLSINTTYYFRAKVRNSVGWGYGSEGSFTTTLLSGGFAGSTGTFTLTTLGTNYVRYYSVDLAGNEEAIGSQQVNIAANTPPEARNLFADTDNPVFCCGVTGYPPVRLGWEFFDPDGDNQSAYQIQVDDDPNFLSPEVDSGQVSSPSTEYAPTTLSFATTYYWQVEVWDDKTTPVSSGWVNGPSFTTISHPFPLVDFDWSPQYPTREEVVQFCSVYEEVTIPCGEPPCPIEVICPADVSTCYSGIGNTNPISCSGGTFLWEIIPPEGGTFVSPTTSVSLNPRIKFLSSDVRLSVTDADNYGPCSITQPITIALPLPEWKEIAPF, from the coding sequence GCACCGGAGAAAAAACCATCAGCACTACTTCCTCAACTGTTATAGATACTACTACCCAAACTGGAAATACACTAGTGACTCATCTTTATTGTGGAGATAGTGAAGACGCTTGTAATCCTCAGGGAGACACGTTAGAGTATCAAGATGTTTGGGTAGAGATAAGTTATATTATAAATCCTCCCACTGTTACCACCTCAGCTGCTACTGGGGTAACCTCATCTCAGGCTACTCTAAATGGGAATATCACTGATACTGGTGGTGTAACCGTTGATGAAAGAGGATTTGAATGGGATATTGATTCAGGAGAACCTTACGCCAATTCTTGGACAGAAATAGGTTCTTTTGGGACAGGAGCATTTAACCATACTATAACTGGACTTTCTATAAATACTACCTATTACTTTAGAGCTAAGGTCCGCAACTCTGTTGGATGGGGATATGGTAGTGAGGGGAGCTTTACAACCACCTTATTGAGCGGTGGGTTCGCCGGTTCTACCGGTACTTTCACCCTTACAACTCTGGGAACAAATTATGTCAGATATTATTCAGTAGATCTAGCCGGAAATGAAGAAGCAATAGGATCTCAGCAGGTTAATATTGCCGCTAACACCCCTCCTGAAGCCAGAAATCTTTTTGCTGATACTGACAATCCAGTTTTCTGTTGTGGAGTTACTGGTTATCCTCCAGTAAGGCTGGGATGGGAATTTTTTGATCCCGATGGAGACAACCAATCTGCCTATCAGATTCAGGTAGATGATGATCCAAATTTCCTTTCACCAGAAGTAGATTCAGGGCAAGTTAGCTCTCCATCTACTGAATATGCTCCCACAACCCTTTCCTTTGCCACCACTTATTACTGGCAAGTTGAAGTCTGGGATGATAAAACTACTCCTGTTTCTTCTGGTTGGGTAAATGGTCCTTCATTTACCACTATTTCCCATCCCTTCCCCTTGGTTGATTTTGATTGGTCTCCTCAATATCCTACCAGAGAAGAAGTTGTTCAGTTTTGTTCAGTTTATGAAGAAGTTACAATTCCTTGTGGAGAACCTCCTTGTCCAATAGAAGTAATTTGCCCAGCAGATGTAAGTACTTGTTATTCTGGTATCGGTAACACAAATCCAATTTCTTGTTCAGGGGGCACATTTTTGTGGGAAATAATTCCTCCAGAAGGAGGCACTTTTGTGTCACCCACAACAAGTGTTTCCCTGAACCCTAGAATTAAATTCCTTTCCTCAGACGTTAGATTGAGCGTTACCGACGCAGATAATTATGGTCCTTGTTCTATAACACAACCTATAACAATTGCTCTCCCTCTTCCCGAATGGAAAGAGATTGCGCCTTTCTAA
- a CDS encoding prepilin-type N-terminal cleavage/methylation domain-containing protein yields MRKELKNKNKKHLPLGFTLVEIIVVIAIIIILSTMIFANYRSGEQQLALQRATSKLTQDIRRAQEMAMSSKEYQLGQIPEGGYGVYIEPLPNPPYEREYTLFADIYEPTSHRYNPGNDYLVEQIEVEKGVIIKYPIQTEVGDKAKIHITFVPPDPEVHIVPPAGSEPSWCKIILALEQDLTKTKTIKVNKAGLINIE; encoded by the coding sequence ATGAGAAAAGAATTGAAAAATAAAAATAAAAAACATTTACCTCTCGGTTTTACCTTAGTAGAAATTATAGTCGTTATTGCTATCATTATTATTTTATCAACAATGATTTTTGCTAATTATCGTTCAGGAGAACAACAACTTGCCCTCCAGAGGGCGACCTCAAAATTAACTCAAGATATAAGAAGGGCCCAGGAAATGGCAATGTCATCAAAAGAATATCAACTAGGCCAAATTCCAGAAGGGGGATACGGAGTTTACATAGAACCCCTTCCTAATCCTCCCTATGAGCGCGAATACACTTTATTCGCTGATATATATGAACCCACCTCTCATAGATATAACCCTGGAAACGATTATTTGGTTGAGCAAATCGAAGTAGAAAAAGGAGTAATAATAAAATATCCTATTCAAACAGAAGTAGGTGATAAAGCTAAAATACATATTACTTTTGTTCCCCCTGACCCCGAAGTCCATATTGTTCCTCCTGCCGGGAGTGAACCCTCCTGGTGTAAGATTATTCTTGCTTTAGAACAAGATCTCACAAAAACTAAAACCATTAAAGTAAATAAAGCCGGCTTAATTAATATAGAGTAA
- a CDS encoding prepilin-type N-terminal cleavage/methylation domain-containing protein, producing MLKCLNVKIGKKGFTLLEVVVAIFIITVGIVGALALISQTISSARISSQRLIAAYLAQEGIEIVRSIRDTNWLEGVVWNSGLGAGSWEADYTTQDLNDDYDGDFLNIDTNNGLYGYSSGTQTKFKRRIIISPEAADILKVTAEVFWEDKLLITVQEKLYDWR from the coding sequence ATGTTAAAATGCTTAAATGTTAAAATAGGGAAAAAGGGCTTTACCCTTTTGGAGGTAGTTGTAGCTATTTTCATAATTACAGTTGGAATTGTTGGAGCCTTGGCTTTAATTAGTCAAACAATCTCTTCTGCTAGAATTTCCTCTCAAAGGCTTATTGCTGCTTATTTAGCCCAGGAGGGAATTGAGATAGTTAGGAGCATTAGAGACACTAATTGGTTGGAAGGTGTAGTTTGGAATAGTGGTTTAGGGGCAGGTAGTTGGGAGGCTGATTATACAACCCAAGACCTTAACGATGATTATGATGGTGATTTTTTAAATATTGATACTAACAATGGCCTTTATGGTTATTCCTCCGGCACTCAAACAAAATTTAAAAGAAGAATTATAATTTCCCCTGAAGCGGCCGATATTCTAAAAGTGACTGCCGAGGTTTTTTGGGAAGACAAGCTATTAATTACTGTCCAGGAAAAGTTATATGATTGGAGATAG
- a CDS encoding prepilin-type N-terminal cleavage/methylation domain-containing protein — protein MLKCLNVKIARKGFTLIEIIVAVAIFALIVGTISGLFVSAIQSQRRILATQEILNQASYVMEYMGRALRMAKKELNTPPISCLSRYGLNYETTANGLKFIDYNDVCTEFFLDAGLLKKTAEGVTLPLTSTDLQVNSLKFNLLGADQPPADNLQPRVTIFLEIETKRSVPGLPPKILIQTSVSQRNLDVQY, from the coding sequence ATGCTTAAATGCTTAAATGTTAAAATAGCAAGGAAGGGTTTTACTCTAATTGAAATAATTGTGGCAGTGGCTATTTTTGCTTTAATTGTTGGGACAATTTCTGGGCTTTTCGTTTCGGCTATCCAAAGCCAAAGAAGGATTTTAGCTACTCAAGAGATTCTAAATCAGGCAAGTTATGTAATGGAATATATGGGCAGAGCCTTAAGAATGGCAAAGAAAGAACTTAATACCCCCCCCATTAGTTGTCTTTCTCGGTATGGCTTAAATTACGAAACCACAGCTAACGGGTTAAAATTTATCGACTACAATGATGTTTGTACGGAATTTTTTTTAGACGCCGGGCTATTAAAAAAAACAGCAGAGGGTGTTACCCTGCCCTTAACTTCAACTGATCTTCAGGTGAATTCTCTTAAATTTAACCTTTTAGGTGCGGATCAGCCTCCGGCTGATAATCTTCAGCCAAGAGTAACAATTTTTTTAGAAATAGAGACTAAAAGATCCGTACCTGGGTTACCGCCAAAAATCCTAATTCAGACCTCAGTTTCTCAAAGAAATCTCGATGTCCAATATTAA
- the ligA gene encoding NAD-dependent DNA ligase LigA produces the protein MVKQHARKRIEGLKKLINHHRYLYHVLDRQEISEAALDSLKKELFDLEQKFPEFVTPDSPTQRVAGKPLEKFEKVRHSQPMLSINDAFSQKDTEDWIERVSKLLTEEEVSQIDFFCELKIDGLAIELIYEGEILKIGSTRGDGIVGEDVTQNLKTTEAIPLRLREKEEMIRDLKRMGSERIAKEISRKELKKIVVRGEVFISKKEFERLNKEQVKRGLVPYANPRNVAAGSIRQLDPKITTQRHLDSYAYDLITDLGQKTHEEGHKILKVLGFKINPNNIYCKSLKEVSKFHKLWKKEREKLPYEIDGIVVNINPNKIFKKLGVVGKAPRGIIAFKFPLKQSTTIIEDIKIQIGRTGSLTPVAILKPVEVGGVTISRATLHNEDEIKRLGIKIGDTAIVGRAGDVIPDIIRVLPELRTGKERKFTMPKKCPVCGFEIIKPEGEVVSRCENPKCFAKQRRYFYHFISRGALDIVGLGQKIIDRLIEEGLVQDPADLFMLKEGDLIPLERFAKKSVKNLIKAIQGKKKITLPRFIYALGIRNVGEETAQDLAEYFESFERFKGANSEELEKIRDIGPIVAESIYDWFSKKRNLEFLEKLKKVGVEVIIEKKVKYQPLKGKTFVLTGGLEMITRDEAKEKIRLLGGEISESVSKRTDFVIAGKKPGLKYQRAKELGIKVIGEKGFLKLLK, from the coding sequence ATGGTAAAACAGCATGCTAGAAAAAGAATTGAAGGGCTCAAAAAATTAATTAATCACCATCGTTATCTTTATCACGTCTTAGATAGACAAGAAATTTCTGAAGCAGCTCTTGATTCTCTAAAAAAAGAGCTTTTTGATTTAGAGCAAAAATTTCCTGAATTTGTTACTCCTGACTCCCCAACCCAGAGAGTGGCTGGAAAACCCTTGGAAAAATTTGAAAAAGTTAGGCATTCCCAGCCAATGTTATCTATCAATGATGCCTTTTCTCAAAAAGATACGGAAGACTGGATAGAGAGAGTTTCAAAGCTTTTGACCGAGGAAGAAGTTTCTCAAATTGATTTTTTCTGCGAACTAAAAATTGACGGCTTAGCGATTGAGTTAATCTATGAAGGTGAAATTTTAAAAATTGGATCAACTAGGGGGGATGGGATTGTTGGTGAGGATGTTACCCAGAACTTAAAGACTACTGAAGCTATCCCCTTGAGATTAAGAGAAAAAGAAGAGATGATAAGAGATCTAAAAAGGATGGGCTCAGAAAGGATCGCCAAAGAAATTTCAAGGAAAGAACTTAAAAAAATTGTTGTTCGGGGAGAAGTTTTTATTTCAAAAAAGGAATTTGAAAGATTAAACAAAGAACAAGTCAAACGAGGGCTGGTTCCCTATGCCAATCCTAGAAATGTGGCAGCAGGCTCGATTAGACAATTAGATCCCAAAATTACTACTCAGAGACATTTAGACTCTTATGCCTATGACTTGATTACTGATTTGGGCCAGAAAACCCACGAAGAAGGGCACAAAATTTTGAAAGTTCTTGGTTTTAAAATTAATCCTAACAATATCTATTGTAAATCCCTAAAAGAGGTTTCTAAATTTCACAAATTATGGAAGAAAGAAAGAGAAAAACTGCCTTATGAGATCGATGGGATTGTAGTTAATATTAACCCAAATAAAATTTTCAAGAAGTTAGGAGTAGTTGGTAAGGCTCCTAGGGGAATTATTGCCTTCAAGTTTCCCTTAAAGCAATCCACAACCATCATTGAGGATATTAAAATTCAGATTGGCAGAACAGGAAGCCTGACTCCAGTTGCTATTTTAAAACCGGTTGAGGTTGGTGGGGTAACAATTTCTAGAGCGACCTTACATAACGAGGATGAAATTAAGAGATTGGGAATAAAAATTGGTGATACGGCTATTGTTGGTCGAGCCGGCGACGTAATTCCAGATATTATTAGAGTCTTGCCAGAGCTAAGAACCGGAAAGGAAAGAAAGTTTACGATGCCAAAGAAATGTCCAGTTTGCGGATTTGAGATCATTAAACCAGAAGGGGAAGTTGTCTCAAGGTGCGAGAATCCAAAATGTTTTGCCAAACAGAGGAGATATTTTTATCATTTCATTTCAAGGGGGGCTCTTGATATTGTTGGGCTTGGCCAAAAAATTATCGATAGGTTGATTGAAGAAGGCTTAGTTCAGGATCCAGCTGACCTCTTTATGTTAAAAGAAGGTGATTTAATTCCCTTAGAAAGATTCGCTAAAAAATCAGTAAAGAATTTAATAAAGGCAATTCAAGGCAAGAAAAAAATAACCCTACCAAGGTTTATTTATGCCTTGGGGATTAGAAATGTTGGAGAAGAAACTGCCCAGGATTTAGCAGAATATTTTGAAAGCTTCGAAAGGTTTAAAGGGGCCAACTCCGAGGAGTTAGAAAAAATTAGGGATATCGGTCCGATAGTGGCTGAATCAATTTATGATTGGTTTTCTAAAAAAAGAAATTTGGAATTTTTGGAAAAATTAAAAAAAGTAGGAGTAGAAGTTATTATTGAAAAGAAAGTTAAATATCAGCCATTGAAGGGAAAAACTTTTGTTTTAACTGGTGGATTGGAAATGATAACCAGGGATGAGGCGAAAGAAAAAATTAGACTTTTAGGCGGAGAGATTTCTGAATCAGTTTCAAAAAGAACCGATTTTGTTATCGCTGGAAAAAAACCTGGCTTAAAATACCAAAGAGCAAAGGAACTTGGTATTAAAGTAATCGGGGAAAAAGGATTCCTAAAATTACTAAAATAA
- the rodA gene encoding rod shape-determining protein RodA, with protein sequence MKSFLVHFKKLDLIVIVSTLLLVGIGLLSIYSSSLSRGDFFNFKKQIIFLVIGIFLMIALSFFDWRIFQDDPYLILILYLICLVALAGLFFFAPEIRGVRSWYKLDVVSIDPIEFTKIILIILLAKYFSMRHVEMYRKRHILVSGLYVLIPSLLIFFQPDLGSILILVILWVVTLIISEIKISHFLTLCLFFLLILILSWSFFLEDYQRQRILSFISPQIEPLGMGWSQAQAKIAIGSGGVFGQGIGKGSQTQYGFLPEPHTDFIFSAIAEEMGLIGIFILFFLFSILIFRIIKIAQFSSSNFPRLFASGFAILLISQIFIHIGMNLGILPIIGIPLPLISYGGSSLIITFVGLGILQSIKIH encoded by the coding sequence ATGAAATCTTTTTTAGTCCATTTTAAGAAACTTGATTTAATTGTTATTGTCTCCACTCTTTTACTTGTTGGAATTGGTCTTTTATCAATATATAGTTCTTCTCTTTCAAGGGGAGATTTTTTCAATTTTAAAAAACAAATTATTTTTTTGGTAATAGGGATTTTTCTGATGATAGCTTTAAGTTTTTTTGATTGGCGAATTTTTCAAGATGACCCTTATTTAATTTTAATTTTGTACCTTATTTGCCTAGTTGCTTTAGCCGGTTTATTTTTTTTCGCTCCCGAAATCAGGGGAGTGAGGTCCTGGTATAAATTAGATGTAGTTTCAATTGATCCAATTGAATTTACTAAAATTATCTTGATAATTTTATTGGCTAAATATTTCTCAATGCGTCACGTTGAGATGTATCGCAAAAGGCATATTTTAGTTTCTGGTCTTTATGTTTTAATTCCGAGTCTTTTAATTTTTTTTCAACCCGATTTAGGCTCAATTCTGATTTTAGTTATTTTATGGGTAGTAACCTTGATTATTTCAGAAATAAAAATTAGCCATTTTCTGACTCTTTGTCTTTTTTTTCTTTTGATTTTAATTTTAAGTTGGTCATTTTTTCTAGAGGATTATCAAAGACAAAGGATTTTGAGCTTTATTTCCCCTCAGATTGAACCCTTAGGTATGGGTTGGAGCCAGGCTCAGGCAAAAATTGCTATAGGGTCAGGGGGAGTTTTTGGCCAGGGAATTGGCAAAGGCTCTCAAACTCAATACGGTTTCCTTCCTGAGCCCCACACAGATTTCATTTTCTCTGCTATTGCTGAAGAAATGGGCCTGATAGGTATTTTTATTTTATTTTTCTTATTTTCGATATTGATTTTTAGAATAATAAAAATTGCCCAGTTTTCCAGTAGTAATTTTCCCCGACTTTTTGCCTCGGGCTTCGCTATTTTATTGATTTCCCAAATTTTTATTCACATCGGAATGAATCTGGGGATTTTGCCAATAATTGGCATTCCTTTACCCCTGATAAGTTATGGAGGAAGTAGTTTAATCATTACCTTCGTTGGTTTGGGTATTTTACAAAGTATTAAAATTCATTAA
- a CDS encoding DNA-directed RNA polymerase subunit beta, translating to MKKIRFKNFSKSKVFLSLPYLLTLQKESWRRFWERDLKELFQEVSPIRDYTGEELELWFLGYKLDEPKYKTDLEAKQNNDSYQAPLRVRIKLVNLKTKEIKEQEVFLTDFPLMTERGTFIVNGVERVAISQLIRSPGAFFTTKTTRGKNYFGAKIIPNRGAWLEFETEPSGFIGVKIDRKRKVPATILLKAFGLDKEEKIKELFQKVDKGKIKYIKETLSRDPTHNQAEAVVEIYQRLRPGDLTTPDTARELLENMFFNFSRYDLSKVGRWRMWQRLPELKPKVNKKARAKSPTEEITVSDRVLYPEDIVAVLREIIRLNNDPEGKPDQIDHLGNRRVRTLSELLQNRLRIGLMRMERIIKDRMSTLDIYTLTPIQLINPRPFMAVVKGFFTSSQIAQFMDNENPLAELEHKRRLSATGPGGLTRERAGFEVRDVQPSHYGRICPIQTPEGPNIGLVGHLASFARINPYGFIETPYFKVKNSKVTKEIHYLNAHEEERYNIAHAGVPIDEKGNIIPKKVEARIKSEPGLIDRKKIDFFDVSSEQSISIASACIPFLQNNDANRALMGSNMQRQAVPLIKPEAPLVITGVEERVAKDSGQEIIAKEDGIVTEVDARHIKVKSQISKKEKIYNLRTFIRTNQYTCSHQKPLVKKGQIIKKGNILADGGGISQGYLALGQNILVAFLPWRGGNFEDAILISERLVRDDKYTSVHIENFSCDVRETKLGPEITTSDIPNVSEERLKDLDEEGIIRIGAEVGPNDILVGKISPKGEADLTAEERLLRAIFGEKARDVKDTSLRIEHGKRGRVIGVKVFSRELGHKLEPRVIKKIEVKIAEIRKIQSGDKLAGRHGNKGVISKVLPVEDMPFLEDGTPVDIILNPLGVVSRMNIGQVLETHLSLAAKKLEYIAISPALAGATERDIKEELKKAGLSEDGKVKLYDGRTGLPFPERITVGYIYMMKLIHMVEDKIHMRSIGPYSLITQQPLGGKAQFGGQRFGEMEVWALEGYGAAHTLQEMLTIKSDDVPGRAAAYEAILKGEAIKNPNLPASFNLLINELKALGLNAEVKEKPKEEKT from the coding sequence ATGAAAAAAATAAGATTTAAGAATTTTTCAAAATCCAAGGTTTTTTTATCTTTACCTTATTTGCTGACCCTGCAAAAAGAAAGTTGGAGGAGATTTTGGGAGAGAGATTTAAAAGAACTTTTTCAAGAGGTATCGCCAATCCGAGATTATACTGGCGAAGAATTAGAGCTCTGGTTTCTGGGTTATAAATTAGATGAGCCAAAATACAAAACTGATTTAGAGGCAAAACAAAATAACGATTCTTATCAAGCCCCCTTACGGGTTAGAATAAAATTAGTTAACCTTAAAACAAAAGAAATCAAAGAACAGGAGGTTTTTTTAACTGATTTCCCCTTGATGACTGAAAGGGGAACTTTTATTGTTAATGGGGTGGAGAGAGTGGCAATTTCTCAACTTATTCGTTCACCCGGGGCTTTTTTTACCACCAAAACCACAAGAGGTAAAAATTATTTTGGAGCAAAAATTATTCCTAACCGAGGGGCTTGGCTTGAATTTGAGACTGAACCCTCTGGCTTCATTGGAGTAAAAATTGACCGGAAGAGGAAAGTTCCAGCTACCATTTTATTGAAGGCTTTTGGGCTTGATAAAGAAGAAAAGATAAAAGAACTTTTCCAAAAAGTAGATAAAGGAAAAATAAAGTACATCAAAGAAACTTTATCTCGAGATCCTACTCATAATCAAGCCGAGGCAGTGGTTGAAATTTATCAGAGATTACGACCAGGGGATTTAACTACTCCTGATACTGCCCGAGAATTGCTTGAAAATATGTTTTTTAATTTCTCCAGATACGATTTATCAAAAGTGGGAAGATGGCGGATGTGGCAGAGGCTTCCTGAATTAAAGCCAAAAGTTAATAAAAAAGCTCGGGCTAAAAGTCCAACAGAGGAAATTACTGTATCAGATAGGGTGCTATATCCAGAGGATATTGTGGCTGTTTTAAGAGAGATTATTCGCCTTAATAATGATCCCGAAGGAAAACCCGATCAAATTGATCATTTAGGCAATCGGAGGGTAAGAACCCTATCTGAACTTTTGCAAAATAGACTAAGAATAGGGTTAATGAGAATGGAAAGAATCATCAAAGATAGAATGTCAACTTTAGATATTTATACCTTGACCCCTATTCAATTGATTAATCCTCGACCCTTTATGGCAGTGGTTAAAGGATTTTTTACTTCTTCTCAAATAGCTCAATTTATGGATAATGAAAATCCTCTAGCCGAGTTAGAACATAAAAGAAGACTATCGGCTACCGGGCCAGGAGGTCTTACCAGGGAAAGGGCGGGATTTGAGGTAAGAGATGTTCAGCCTTCTCACTATGGAAGAATCTGTCCTATTCAGACTCCAGAAGGACCAAATATTGGATTGGTTGGCCATCTAGCTAGCTTCGCTCGAATTAATCCATATGGGTTTATTGAAACTCCCTATTTCAAAGTGAAAAATAGTAAAGTGACTAAGGAAATTCACTATCTTAATGCCCATGAAGAAGAAAGATACAACATTGCCCATGCTGGGGTGCCTATTGATGAAAAAGGAAATATTATTCCCAAAAAAGTGGAGGCAAGAATAAAAAGCGAGCCAGGACTAATTGACAGAAAGAAAATTGATTTTTTTGATGTTTCCTCTGAACAATCTATTTCCATTGCTTCCGCTTGTATTCCCTTTTTGCAAAATAATGATGCCAATAGAGCCTTGATGGGTTCAAACATGCAGCGTCAGGCAGTCCCCCTTATTAAACCGGAGGCTCCCTTAGTCATAACTGGAGTGGAAGAGAGAGTAGCTAAGGATTCTGGGCAGGAGATAATTGCTAAAGAAGATGGAATTGTTACTGAGGTTGATGCTAGACACATTAAAGTGAAATCTCAAATCTCAAAAAAAGAAAAAATTTATAACTTAAGAACTTTTATTAGAACCAATCAATATACTTGCTCTCATCAGAAACCTTTAGTTAAAAAGGGTCAAATAATAAAAAAGGGAAATATTTTGGCTGATGGAGGAGGAATATCCCAAGGCTATTTGGCCTTGGGCCAAAATATTTTGGTTGCCTTTTTACCCTGGAGGGGAGGGAACTTTGAAGACGCAATTTTGATTTCAGAAAGATTAGTTAGAGATGATAAATATACTTCAGTTCATATTGAAAACTTTAGTTGTGATGTTAGGGAGACAAAATTAGGACCAGAAATTACTACCTCTGATATTCCAAATGTCTCGGAAGAAAGATTAAAAGATTTAGATGAAGAAGGAATTATCAGAATTGGGGCAGAAGTCGGACCAAATGATATTTTAGTTGGGAAAATTTCGCCAAAAGGGGAAGCCGATTTAACTGCCGAGGAAAGACTGCTACGTGCAATTTTTGGAGAAAAGGCCAGAGACGTAAAAGACACTTCTTTACGAATAGAACATGGGAAACGGGGACGAGTGATTGGGGTGAAGGTTTTTTCTCGGGAACTCGGTCATAAACTTGAACCCCGAGTTATAAAAAAGATTGAGGTTAAAATAGCCGAGATTCGGAAAATTCAGTCAGGCGATAAATTGGCCGGCCGCCATGGAAATAAGGGAGTGATTTCTAAAGTTTTACCAGTAGAAGATATGCCATTTTTGGAGGATGGAACTCCGGTAGATATTATTTTAAATCCTTTAGGCGTAGTCTCAAGAATGAATATTGGTCAGGTTTTAGAAACTCATCTTTCTTTGGCAGCAAAGAAATTGGAATATATAGCTATTTCGCCAGCTTTAGCTGGAGCAACTGAAAGAGATATAAAAGAAGAGTTGAAAAAAGCTGGTTTATCAGAGGATGGAAAGGTTAAATTATACGATGGAAGAACCGGGCTTCCCTTTCCAGAAAGGATTACTGTAGGTTATATCTACATGATGAAATTGATTCATATGGTTGAGGATAAAATTCATATGCGATCCATTGGTCCTTATTCTTTGATTACTCAACAGCCCCTGGGAGGGAAAGCTCAGTTTGGAGGTCAAAGATTTGGGGAGATGGAAGTCTGGGCCTTAGAGGGATATGGAGCAGCCCACACTTTGCAGGAGATGTTAACGATAAAATCTGATGATGTTCCGGGAAGAGCGGCAGCTTATGAGGCAATATTAAAAGGAGAGGCAATTAAAAATCCTAATCTGCCAGCCTCTTTTAACTTATTGATTAATGAATTAAAGGCCTTGGGGTTAAATGCTGAAGTTAAAGAAAAGCCAAAAGAAGAAAAAACCTAA